In one Suricata suricatta isolate VVHF042 chromosome 9, meerkat_22Aug2017_6uvM2_HiC, whole genome shotgun sequence genomic region, the following are encoded:
- the LOC115302265 gene encoding olfactory receptor 4K15-like translates to MAATWKEVNRGQKSHGANNFSSPESVNGWSNKSVVTEFILLGLSSSQDIQLFLFLLFSVFYGAAVLGNIFIILTVIIDSRLHSPMYFLLSNLSFIDVCQATFATPKMIADFLNEHKTITFQGCMSQIFFLHVFGGSEMVLLVAMAYDRYIAICKPLHYMTIMSRRVCAILVGVSWTIGILHSASHLAFTVNLPFCGPNKVDNFFCDLPLVIKLACLDTYDLEVLVLTNNSGFLSMSSFLLLVISYTVILITVRKRSSASMAKARSTLTAHITVVTLFFGPCIFIYVWPFSSYSVDKVLAVFYTIFTPILNPIIYTLRNKDMKAAMLKVKSRYLKSGQVSAFIRNVLFLETN, encoded by the exons atAACTTCAGCAGCCCAGAGTCAGTTAATGGATGGAGCAATAAATCGGTGgttactgaatttattttgttgGGCCTGTCTAGCTCTCAGGATATTcaactcttcctcttccttttgttctctgtgttttatGGAGCTGCGGTTTTGGGAAACATCTTTATCATCCTCACAGTAATTATAGACTCTCGCTTACATTCcccaatgtattttcttcttagcaATCTCTCCTTTATTGATGTGTGTCAGGCTACATTTGCCACTCCCAAGATGATTGCAGACTTCCTCAATGAACACAAGACCATCACCTTCCAGGGATGCATGTCACAGATATTTTTCTTGCATGTTTTTGGGGGTAGTGAGATGGTGCTTCTTGTCGCTATGGCCTATGATAGATACATTGCTATCTGCAAACCTCTGCATTACATGACCATCATGAGCCGAAGGGTGTGCGCTATTCTGGTGGGAGTCTCCTGGACCATTGGTATTCTGCATTCAGCCAGCCACCTGGCATTCACAGTCAATCTTCCTTTCTGTGGACCCAATAAGGTAGACAATTTCTTTTGTGACCTTCCCCTGGTGATCAAACTTGCCTGCTTAGACACATATGATTTAGAGGTCCTTGTGCTAACCAACA ACAGTGGCTTTCTTTCTATGAGTTCCTTTCTCCTCTTGGTCATCTCCTACACTGTGATACTTATCACAGTTAGGAAACGCTCCTCTGCTAGCATGGCAAAGGCCCGTTCCACACTGACTGCTCATATCACGGTGGTCACACTCTTCTTTGGACCCTGCATCTTTATCTATGTGTggcccttcagcagttattcTGTTGACAAAGTCCTTGCTGTATTCTACACCATCTTTACTCCCATTTTAAACCCAATTATCTACACTCTAAGGAACAAAGACATGAAGGCAGCTATGTTAAAAGTGAAGAGTCGGTATCTGAAGTCAGGCCAGGTTTCTGCATTCAtaagaaatgttcttttcttggAAACAAACTAA